Within the Naumovozyma dairenensis CBS 421 chromosome 9, complete genome genome, the region ATACTATACTTCCACTTCCAatacattttttaataCTATATATCATGTTTGATATAGTTTCTTCGTTGAGTACTTATTCTGtccaattcaattttgttGCTTATCAACATGATGGCAGCTTGAGACCCCATACCAGTTCCTCTTATTGTAAGTTTTCTTTCCGTTGCTCCCTCAACTGAATCATCAATAATTATGGAACACCCTGTCGtttctttaattgaatttatatGCTTCCCCTCTTTACCAATGATATTACCAACGTAGTTTTCGTCGATGTATATTTCTCTTTTAACAGATGGCAAATGAGAAGATGGAACTGACATATTCGGAAACGAGTTATCAACAGTTCTTACATGaggaattgaaaaactAGGAGTAAACGATGTTGCATTGGCTGCATTGGCTGTAGTGTACATTACGGGAGTCATTAGAGGTTGTTGTATTGGTATTGGAGATTCGACtgacatcatcatcactgGCTGCCTACCGGATCGTTTAGTACGGTACCCGTTGTATTTATTGTTTGAgtgatattgataaaatcTTTGCGGTTGGCCACCAAAGGAGCTGTTATATGAGGAATTGGGAAGAGCAGAATACATTGGAGTCGGTTGATAGAAAATTcctctttttttctttgatacTTCTTTACAATTCAGTAAAGTTTGTCCCATATAGAATGTGGCAATGTGGATGGCATCCGGAACACCCGTTACTGTCAATATTCTATCATTTGAAGGTACTAATTGGTCCCTAGATGCAGAAAGTTTGGCTGCACTCAAATCTTCAATCTCCTTCAACCTCAGTCCGTGTTTGCCGATTATGTAACCTATCAGGTGGTGAGAAAGTAGGAGGTTAATTGT harbors:
- the NDAI0I01480 gene encoding KH domain-containing protein (similar to Saccharomyces cerevisiae PBP2 (YBR233W); ancestral locus Anc_6.139); amino-acid sequence: MSTVTDEMVNETSNLLKRKKDEVVEEKLEAAIKRVALDDIAEIQKKELSVSHDEVSETTDQEEEEVTNYEDDSNKTDDDDLVFLRLLCTVKQASLIVGHRGETISRIKNETSTRINVSENIRGVPERVIYIKGSCENAAKACGQIARVISTTNDKSTTTASNDGTDNEPSSVVVDDDKPSKVLTTINLLLSHHLIGYIIGKHGLRLKEIEDLSAAKLSASRDQLVPSNDRILTVTGVPDAIHIATFYMGQTLLNCKEVSKKKRGIFYQPTPMYSALPNSSYNSSFGGQPQRFYQYHSNNKYNGYRTKRSGRQPVMMMSVESPIPIQQPLMTPVMYTTANAANATSFTPSFSIPHVRTVDNSFPNMSVPSSHLPSVKREIYIDENYVGNIIGKEGKHINSIKETTGCSIIIDDSVEGATERKLTIRGTGMGSQAAIMLISNKIELDRISTQRRNYIKHDI